In the Staphylococcus condimenti genome, one interval contains:
- a CDS encoding YerC/YecD family TrpR-related protein, which yields MQIEKLRGKALDELFDAILTLENREECYEFFDDLCTVNEIQSLSQRLQVAKMIKQGYTYATIEKETGASTATISRVKRSLQWGNDAYTVVLDRMNIETNE from the coding sequence ATGCAAATTGAAAAATTACGCGGCAAGGCATTAGATGAGTTATTTGATGCAATTTTAACGCTTGAAAATAGAGAAGAATGTTACGAATTTTTCGATGATTTATGTACAGTCAACGAAATTCAATCGTTATCTCAAAGACTCCAAGTCGCAAAAATGATTAAGCAAGGTTATACTTACGCAACAATTGAAAAAGAAACTGGCGCATCAACAGCGACTATTTCCAGAGTGAAACGCTCATTACAATGGGGCAATGATGCCTATACTGTCGTTTTAGACAGAATGAATATTGAAACAAACGAATAA
- a CDS encoding CamS family sex pheromone protein, with translation MKRTFVLLISLLLILTACGNKDEQDKSDKNESSNKTDSNNVKQIATDKDVQGDDYRMILPFKESQARGLLQQNMASGYNGEDFEDGLLKQSKEVFPTDKYLYQDGQYLDKDTINSYLDPKYTKSEIDKMSGDEKEEKNANENLGLNPSHNGEKDEKKIAEKSPAYLSNILEQDFYSNRDTEGKKIKGMTIGLAMNSVYYYQKEKDGETFSKKLDRAKVEKEGKRMSDEILSRLRENKALKDIPIHFAIYIQSGEDEIIPGEFVAGATADDGQTRINNWKSIDEKTVLLPSQEAGDLDEGLNNNFKQFNDNLQSYFTNFTQAVGKAKFVNKKPKQVSIDLPIDYYGKAELTGITQYVTEQADKYFSNIDEYEIHIKDGNNARALITKTKDDKKPQVHIYKN, from the coding sequence ATGAAGCGGACATTTGTATTACTCATCTCTCTCTTATTGATTCTCACAGCGTGTGGCAATAAGGATGAGCAAGATAAATCAGATAAAAATGAAAGCAGTAACAAAACAGATTCGAATAACGTAAAACAAATTGCAACGGATAAAGATGTTCAAGGCGATGATTATCGTATGATTCTACCGTTTAAAGAAAGCCAAGCAAGAGGTCTCTTGCAACAAAATATGGCTAGTGGTTATAATGGTGAAGATTTCGAAGACGGCTTACTCAAACAAAGCAAAGAAGTTTTCCCAACAGATAAATATCTTTACCAAGACGGACAATATTTAGATAAAGATACGATTAATTCTTACTTAGATCCTAAATATACGAAGTCTGAAATTGATAAAATGTCAGGTGATGAAAAAGAAGAGAAAAATGCAAATGAGAATTTAGGCTTGAATCCATCTCATAACGGCGAAAAAGATGAAAAGAAAATTGCAGAGAAATCACCTGCTTATTTATCTAATATTCTTGAGCAAGATTTTTATAGTAACAGAGATACTGAAGGCAAGAAAATCAAAGGTATGACAATTGGTCTTGCAATGAATAGTGTGTACTATTACCAAAAAGAAAAAGACGGCGAAACTTTCAGCAAGAAATTAGATAGAGCTAAAGTGGAAAAAGAAGGTAAACGTATGTCAGATGAAATTTTATCCCGCTTACGTGAAAACAAAGCTTTAAAAGATATTCCGATTCATTTTGCAATTTACATTCAATCAGGGGAAGATGAAATTATTCCTGGAGAATTTGTAGCAGGAGCAACAGCTGATGACGGACAAACTCGCATTAATAACTGGAAATCAATTGATGAGAAAACAGTATTATTGCCTTCTCAAGAAGCAGGAGATTTAGACGAAGGTTTAAATAATAACTTCAAGCAGTTTAATGATAATCTGCAGTCTTATTTCACAAACTTTACCCAAGCAGTAGGTAAAGCAAAATTTGTTAATAAAAAGCCAAAACAAGTATCAATTGACTTGCCGATTGACTACTATGGTAAAGCGGAATTAACAGGTATTACACAATATGTAACAGAACAAGCAGATAAATATTTCAGTAATATAGATGAATATGAAATTCATATTAAAGATGGTAACAATGCTCGAGCATTAATTACTAAAACAAAAGATGATAAAAAACCGCAAGTACATATTTATAAAAATTAA
- the purB gene encoding adenylosuccinate lyase, giving the protein MIERYSREEMSQIWTDQNRYEAWLEVEILACEAWSKLGFIPEEDVKKIRENARVDVDRAKEIELETRHDVVAFTRQVSETLGEERKWVHYGLTSTDVVDTALSYQIKQANDILEKDIERFIEVLAAKAKKYKYTLMMGRTHGVHAEPTTFGVKMALWYQEMLRNMKRFKAVREEIEVGKMSGAVGTFANIPPEIEAYVTEHLGLGAAPVSTQTLQRDRHAYYIATLALIATSMEKFAVEVRGLQKTETREVEEAFAKGQKGSSAMPHKRNPIGSENITGISRVIRGYITTAYEDVPLWHERDISHSSAERIMLPDVTIALDYAMNRFTNIIDRLTVFEDNMMENINKTFGLIYSQRVLLTLINKGMVREQAYDLVQPKAMESWETKTPFRELLEQDSQITDVLSKEDLDKAFDPKHHLNQVDTIFERAGLAD; this is encoded by the coding sequence ATGATTGAACGTTATTCTCGAGAAGAAATGTCTCAAATTTGGACAGACCAAAATCGTTATGAAGCATGGTTAGAGGTAGAAATTTTAGCATGCGAAGCTTGGAGTAAATTAGGTTTCATCCCAGAGGAAGACGTTAAAAAAATTCGTGAAAATGCACGTGTAGATGTTGATCGTGCAAAAGAAATTGAATTAGAAACTCGTCACGATGTTGTAGCTTTTACACGCCAAGTATCTGAAACTTTAGGTGAAGAACGTAAATGGGTACACTATGGTTTAACTTCTACTGATGTAGTAGATACTGCATTAAGCTATCAAATTAAACAAGCAAACGATATTTTAGAAAAAGACATTGAACGTTTTATCGAAGTATTAGCTGCTAAAGCAAAAAAATATAAATATACTTTAATGATGGGCCGTACACATGGTGTACACGCTGAACCTACTACTTTCGGTGTGAAAATGGCATTATGGTATCAAGAAATGTTGCGTAACATGAAACGTTTCAAAGCAGTGAGAGAAGAAATTGAAGTTGGTAAAATGAGTGGGGCAGTTGGTACTTTTGCTAATATCCCTCCTGAAATTGAAGCATATGTAACTGAACATTTAGGACTTGGGGCAGCACCAGTTTCTACACAAACATTGCAACGTGACCGTCATGCATACTATATTGCGACACTTGCATTAATTGCAACTTCTATGGAAAAATTTGCAGTTGAGGTACGTGGATTGCAAAAAACTGAAACACGTGAAGTAGAAGAAGCATTTGCTAAAGGTCAAAAAGGTTCTTCAGCTATGCCGCATAAACGTAACCCGATCGGTTCTGAAAACATTACAGGTATTTCTCGTGTTATCCGCGGTTATATTACAACTGCATATGAAGATGTGCCATTATGGCATGAACGTGATATTTCACATTCATCTGCAGAACGTATTATGTTGCCTGATGTTACAATCGCATTAGATTACGCGATGAATCGCTTCACAAACATTATTGATCGTTTAACTGTCTTTGAAGACAATATGATGGAAAACATCAACAAAACTTTCGGCTTAATTTATTCACAACGTGTGTTATTGACACTTATTAATAAAGGAATGGTTCGTGAACAAGCATATGATTTAGTACAACCAAAAGCGATGGAATCATGGGAAACTAAAACACCATTCCGTGAATTGCTTGAACAAGATTCACAAATTACTGATGTATTAAGTAAAGAAGATTTAGACAAAGCATTTGATCCTAAACATCACTTGAATCAAGTGGACACAATTTTTGAACGTGCAGGATTAGCTGACTAA
- the ligA gene encoding NAD-dependent DNA ligase LigA — translation MAELATRVQELHHLLNKYSHEYYVQDNPSVPDSEYDKLLRELIDIENAHPEYKTEDSPTVRVGGEAQATFNKVRHDTPMLSLGNAFNEEELRRFDARVREKAGKVEYMCELKIDGLAVSLKYENGRFVQGLTRGDGTIGEDITANLRTIRAIPLRINKPLTFEVRGEAYMPKKSFEHLNQQKEEAGEQAFANPRNAAAGSLRQLDSKLAAKRRLSIFLYSVNDFTNFHAESQSEALDELDELGFKTNQNRKRVSDIDGVLEYIKYWTAHREELPYDIDGIVIKVNDLEEQEELGYTQKSPRWAIAYKFPAEEVVTKLLDIELSIGRTGVVTPTAVLEPVRVAGTTVSRASLHNEDLIHEKDIRIGDSVVIKKAGDIIPEVIRSLPDRRPEGTEPYHMPTHCPSCGHELVRLDGEVALRCINPKCPAQLVEGMIHFVSRQAMNIDGLGTKIIMQLYENEIIKDVGDLYYLTKDDLLPLERMGEKKADNLLNAIEASKKNSLEHLLFGLGIRHLGVKASQVIAERFETMDRLFKVTEEELLEIHDIGDKLATSLITYLNNKDIIALIEKLRRKNVNMTYEGIKTSEIQTDSEFNGKTVVLTGKLHNMTRTEASKWLEAQGAKTTSSVTKNTDLVIAGEDAGSKLTKAEKLGTEVWSEDEFIQKQKEVENK, via the coding sequence ATGGCCGAACTTGCAACACGCGTTCAAGAATTACATCATCTTTTGAATAAATATAGTCATGAATATTACGTTCAAGACAATCCGTCAGTACCAGATAGTGAGTATGATAAATTACTGCGTGAATTAATTGATATTGAAAATGCCCATCCTGAATATAAAACAGAAGATTCACCGACAGTCAGAGTAGGTGGAGAAGCACAAGCGACTTTTAATAAAGTACGTCATGACACGCCGATGTTAAGTTTAGGTAATGCATTTAATGAAGAAGAATTACGACGCTTTGATGCACGTGTACGTGAAAAAGCAGGCAAAGTTGAGTATATGTGCGAGTTGAAAATTGATGGATTAGCAGTTTCATTAAAATATGAAAATGGCCGTTTTGTTCAAGGACTTACACGTGGTGACGGTACAATTGGTGAGGATATTACAGCCAATTTACGTACCATTCGTGCGATACCTTTACGCATCAATAAACCGCTGACGTTTGAAGTGCGTGGTGAAGCATATATGCCGAAGAAATCTTTTGAGCATTTGAATCAACAAAAAGAAGAAGCAGGAGAACAAGCTTTTGCTAACCCAAGAAATGCTGCAGCAGGTTCACTGCGTCAGTTAGATTCCAAACTTGCTGCTAAACGCAGACTCAGTATCTTTTTATATAGTGTCAATGACTTTACAAATTTCCATGCTGAATCTCAAAGCGAAGCATTAGATGAATTGGATGAACTTGGTTTTAAAACCAATCAAAATCGTAAACGCGTTTCAGATATTGATGGTGTATTAGAGTACATCAAATACTGGACAGCACATCGGGAAGAATTGCCCTATGATATAGATGGTATTGTGATAAAAGTTAATGACTTGGAAGAACAAGAAGAACTTGGTTATACTCAAAAATCTCCAAGATGGGCGATTGCTTATAAGTTCCCAGCTGAAGAAGTGGTCACGAAATTATTAGATATTGAATTAAGCATCGGCAGAACGGGTGTTGTTACACCAACTGCTGTATTAGAGCCGGTTCGAGTTGCGGGTACGACCGTTTCGCGTGCTTCGTTGCATAATGAAGATTTGATTCATGAAAAAGACATCCGTATCGGCGATAGTGTAGTGATTAAAAAAGCGGGAGACATCATTCCGGAAGTAATTCGCAGTCTTCCAGATCGACGTCCTGAAGGCACAGAACCATATCATATGCCGACACACTGTCCAAGCTGCGGACATGAGTTAGTTCGCTTAGATGGTGAAGTCGCGTTACGTTGTATAAATCCGAAATGCCCAGCTCAGTTAGTAGAAGGCATGATTCATTTTGTATCCAGACAAGCGATGAATATTGACGGGTTAGGTACTAAAATTATTATGCAGCTTTATGAAAATGAAATTATTAAAGATGTCGGCGACCTTTATTACTTAACTAAAGATGATTTATTACCGCTTGAAAGAATGGGTGAAAAGAAAGCAGATAATCTGCTTAATGCAATTGAAGCTTCTAAGAAAAATTCACTTGAGCATTTATTATTTGGATTAGGTATCAGACACCTTGGTGTGAAAGCGAGCCAAGTGATTGCTGAGCGCTTTGAAACAATGGATAGATTGTTTAAAGTAACTGAAGAAGAATTATTAGAAATTCATGATATCGGCGATAAATTAGCAACTTCTCTTATTACTTATTTAAATAATAAAGATATTATCGCTTTAATTGAAAAACTTCGCAGAAAAAATGTTAATATGACATATGAAGGTATAAAAACTTCAGAAATTCAGACTGATTCTGAATTTAATGGTAAAACAGTCGTCTTAACTGGCAAGTTGCATAACATGACACGAACAGAAGCTTCAAAATGGCTTGAAGCACAAGGGGCTAAAACAACAAGCAGTGTGACAAAAAATACTGACCTTGTTATCGCAGGTGAAGATGCCGGTTCTAAGTTGACTAAAGCTGAAAAACTTGGAACAGAAGTCTGGTCTGAAGATGAATTTATTCAAAAACAAAAAGAAGTTGAAAATAAATAA
- a CDS encoding NAD-dependent formate dehydrogenase, giving the protein MKIVALFPQATEGETENNILDDQTALNLRPFLEEKGHELVVLKNGEEDLDKHLKDMDVVISAPFYPAYMTAERIEKAPNLKIAITAGVGSDHVDLEAASKHGISVVEVTDSNTVSVAEHIVMTTLILVRNYEEGHHQSEDGTWNLTKVTNHAYELQNKTIGIFGLGRIGRLVGERLKPFDVNIQHYRRSSQEDTDFSKYVNFDQLVETSDVVIITSPLTPETDNLFDYDTISRMKDGSYIVNCARGKIVNKDEVVQMVNENHIQGYGGDVWYPQPAPADHPWRKMPRNAMTIHYSGMVIEAQYRIEEGVKNLLTDFFEEKPFPEKDVIVNGGQITSKSYAKNDKK; this is encoded by the coding sequence ATGAAAATTGTGGCATTATTTCCTCAAGCAACTGAAGGAGAAACTGAAAATAATATATTAGATGACCAAACTGCATTGAATTTACGTCCTTTCTTAGAAGAAAAAGGACATGAACTTGTAGTTTTGAAAAATGGAGAAGAGGATTTAGATAAACATCTTAAAGATATGGATGTGGTTATCAGTGCACCTTTCTATCCAGCATATATGACTGCTGAACGTATCGAAAAAGCACCAAATTTAAAAATTGCAATTACAGCAGGGGTAGGTTCTGATCATGTTGATTTGGAAGCGGCAAGTAAACATGGTATATCTGTTGTAGAAGTAACAGATTCTAATACTGTCAGTGTAGCAGAACATATTGTAATGACGACTTTAATTTTAGTTCGTAATTATGAAGAGGGACATCATCAATCTGAAGATGGTACTTGGAATCTAACTAAAGTGACAAATCATGCCTATGAATTACAAAATAAAACTATCGGAATTTTTGGTTTAGGTCGTATTGGCCGTTTAGTAGGAGAGCGCCTAAAACCATTTGATGTGAACATTCAACATTATAGACGTTCAAGTCAAGAAGATACAGACTTCTCTAAATACGTTAATTTTGATCAACTTGTTGAAACAAGTGATGTGGTGATTATCACTTCACCATTAACGCCTGAGACAGACAATTTATTTGATTATGATACTATTAGCCGAATGAAAGACGGCAGTTATATTGTTAACTGCGCTAGAGGTAAAATTGTTAATAAAGACGAAGTTGTACAAATGGTTAATGAAAATCATATACAAGGATATGGTGGTGATGTATGGTATCCGCAACCAGCACCGGCTGACCATCCTTGGAGAAAAATGCCGCGTAATGCGATGACGATTCATTATTCAGGTATGGTGATTGAAGCACAATATCGTATTGAAGAAGGCGTTAAGAACTTGTTAACTGATTTCTTTGAAGAGAAACCATTCCCAGAAAAAGATGTGATTGTAAATGGTGGACAAATCACAAGCAAATCATATGCAAAGAATGATAAAAAATAA
- a CDS encoding heptaprenylglyceryl phosphate synthase: MYDIKKWKHVFKLDPAKTISDEDLDKICMSETDAIIIGGTDNVTEDNVIQLMSRVRRYPLPLVLEISNLESTMPGFDFYFVPMVLNSRDVTYHNGILLEALKEYGHMMDFDEVIFQGYVVLNPDSKVAEKTQANTDIDTQDIEAYALMTDKVYRFPIMYIEYSGTFGDMEKVRAAKDNLEEAHIFYGGGISSISDAKAAADVADTIVVGNLVYNDIKQALKTVKIKGKL; encoded by the coding sequence ATGTACGACATTAAAAAGTGGAAACATGTATTTAAATTAGATCCTGCGAAAACGATTAGTGATGAGGATTTGGATAAAATCTGCATGTCAGAGACGGATGCTATTATTATTGGTGGAACTGATAATGTAACCGAAGATAATGTCATTCAGTTGATGAGTCGTGTCCGCCGATATCCGCTTCCATTGGTACTTGAAATTTCAAATTTGGAAAGTACAATGCCTGGTTTTGATTTTTATTTTGTCCCAATGGTATTGAACAGCCGAGATGTTACATATCATAATGGAATCTTATTAGAAGCTTTAAAAGAATATGGACATATGATGGATTTTGACGAAGTGATTTTCCAAGGTTACGTAGTATTGAATCCTGATTCTAAAGTGGCTGAAAAAACACAAGCGAACACTGACATAGATACACAAGATATTGAAGCATATGCCTTAATGACAGATAAAGTTTACCGCTTTCCGATAATGTACATAGAATACAGCGGAACTTTTGGAGATATGGAAAAAGTGCGTGCTGCAAAGGATAACTTAGAAGAAGCGCATATTTTTTATGGCGGCGGTATTTCATCAATAAGCGATGCAAAAGCAGCTGCTGACGTGGCAGATACCATTGTGGTCGGTAATTTAGTATATAACGATATCAAACAAGCGTTAAAAACTGTGAAAATAAAGGGGAAATTGTAA
- the pcrA gene encoding DNA helicase PcrA codes for MNALLDNMNTEQSEAVRTTEGPLLIMAGAGSGKTRVLTHRIAYLLDEKGVSPYNVLAITFTNKAAREMKERVEKLVGEEAQAIWMSTFHSMCVRILRRDADRIGIERNFTIIDPTDQKSVIKDVLKRENIDPKRYEPRMFIGAISNLKNELKTPEDAVAEATDFMSDMVARVYEGYQRQLSRNAALDFDDLIMTTITLFERVPDVLEYYQNKFQYIHVDEYQDTNRAQYTLVQLLAKKFKNLCVVGDSDQSIYGWRGADIQNILSFEEDYPNAKTIFLEQNYRSTKVILNAANEVIKNNTERKPKGLWTANNEGKKINYYEAVTEKDEAQYVVKEIMRQQRENNKSFNDMAILYRTNAQSRVLEETFMKANIPYTMVGGHKFYDRKEIKDLLSYLRLVANSNDDISLQRIINVPKRGIGPTSVEKIQNYAQQNDISMFDALAEADFIGLSKKVVKEALVFYNLISNLIKEQEFLEITEIVEEILEKSGYKEMLERDQSLESRSRLENIEEFMSVPMDYEKNIPLEEQSLINFLTDLSLVADIDEADIENGVTLMTMHSAKGLEFPIVFIMGMEESIFPHIRSIKSDDEHEMEEERRICYVAITRAEEELYLTHATSRTLFGRIQSNAESRFLKEIPEDLLNKGMKKESKIGSSFGGKKPAKRGPSRRVSRNAAVSSSDWKVGDKVMHKSWGEGMVSNVNEKNGSVELDIIFKSQGPKRLLANFAPIEKKED; via the coding sequence ATGAATGCGTTATTAGACAATATGAATACGGAACAGAGTGAAGCGGTGCGTACAACAGAAGGCCCGCTTTTAATCATGGCCGGAGCAGGTTCAGGTAAAACGAGAGTATTAACGCATCGAATTGCTTACTTGTTAGATGAAAAAGGAGTTTCTCCTTATAATGTATTGGCCATTACATTCACGAATAAAGCAGCACGTGAAATGAAAGAACGTGTTGAAAAACTTGTAGGAGAAGAAGCGCAAGCAATTTGGATGTCTACTTTTCACTCGATGTGCGTTCGTATTTTGCGTAGAGATGCAGATCGCATCGGAATTGAACGCAACTTTACAATCATTGATCCGACAGACCAAAAATCAGTCATTAAAGATGTATTGAAACGAGAAAATATTGATCCTAAACGTTATGAGCCAAGAATGTTTATCGGTGCAATCAGCAATTTGAAAAATGAATTGAAAACACCAGAAGACGCGGTAGCAGAAGCAACCGACTTCATGTCTGATATGGTAGCGCGTGTATATGAGGGCTATCAACGCCAGTTGTCACGAAACGCAGCATTAGACTTTGATGATTTGATTATGACAACAATTACGTTATTTGAACGTGTACCAGACGTATTAGAATATTATCAAAATAAATTCCAATATATTCATGTGGACGAATACCAAGATACAAACCGCGCGCAATATACATTAGTTCAATTACTCGCAAAGAAATTTAAAAACTTGTGTGTTGTAGGGGACTCTGACCAATCAATTTACGGTTGGCGCGGTGCTGATATTCAAAACATTTTATCTTTTGAAGAAGATTATCCTAATGCAAAAACTATCTTCTTAGAACAAAATTATCGTTCAACAAAAGTAATTTTAAATGCAGCTAATGAAGTGATTAAAAACAATACAGAGCGTAAACCTAAAGGATTGTGGACAGCAAATAATGAAGGTAAGAAAATCAATTATTATGAAGCGGTCACTGAAAAAGATGAAGCACAATATGTTGTGAAGGAAATCATGCGTCAACAACGCGAAAATAATAAAAGCTTTAATGATATGGCAATTTTATATCGTACGAATGCACAATCTCGTGTACTTGAAGAAACATTTATGAAAGCCAATATTCCATACACAATGGTTGGAGGACATAAGTTCTATGACCGTAAAGAAATCAAAGATTTATTAAGTTATTTACGTTTAGTTGCCAACAGTAATGATGATATCAGTTTACAACGTATTATTAACGTACCAAAACGCGGAATTGGTCCTACATCTGTAGAAAAAATCCAAAATTATGCGCAACAAAATGATATTAGTATGTTTGATGCATTAGCAGAAGCAGATTTTATCGGATTATCTAAAAAGGTAGTAAAAGAAGCATTAGTATTTTACAATTTAATTTCTAATTTGATTAAAGAACAAGAATTCTTGGAAATCACTGAAATTGTTGAAGAAATCTTAGAAAAATCTGGTTATAAAGAAATGTTAGAACGTGATCAATCACTAGAATCACGCAGTCGTTTAGAAAATATCGAAGAGTTCATGTCTGTACCAATGGATTATGAAAAAAATATACCATTAGAAGAGCAGTCATTAATCAACTTCTTAACAGATTTATCACTTGTTGCTGATATTGATGAAGCAGATATTGAAAACGGTGTAACATTAATGACGATGCACTCAGCAAAAGGATTGGAGTTCCCAATTGTATTTATCATGGGTATGGAAGAATCTATCTTCCCGCACATCCGTTCAATTAAAAGTGATGATGAGCACGAAATGGAAGAAGAACGTCGTATCTGTTATGTAGCAATTACGCGTGCAGAAGAAGAACTTTATCTGACACATGCAACGTCTAGAACTTTATTCGGCCGTATTCAATCAAATGCTGAATCAAGATTTTTAAAAGAAATACCTGAAGATTTATTGAATAAGGGTATGAAAAAAGAGAGTAAAATCGGCAGTTCATTCGGTGGTAAAAAACCAGCTAAACGTGGACCAAGCCGTCGTGTTTCTAGAAATGCAGCAGTATCTTCAAGCGATTGGAAAGTAGGAGATAAAGTCATGCATAAATCATGGGGCGAAGGTATGGTCAGCAATGTGAATGAAAAAAATGGTTCAGTAGAATTAGATATTATTTTTAAATCCCAAGGACCTAAACGATTGTTAGCGAATTTTGCTCCGATTGAGAAGAAGGAGGATTAA
- the nadE gene encoding ammonia-dependent NAD(+) synthetase, whose amino-acid sequence MSELRDIIVNEMKVKPEIDSETEARSIIRFIKEYVQSHGFIKSLVLGISGGQDSTLAGRLAEIAVRELRSEGRECHFIAVKLPYGIQKDANEVEDALNFIEPDQTVTVNIKPAVDQGVKALEEAGFHLTDFQRGNEKARERMKVQFAIAANTSGIVIGTDHSAENITGFFTKYGDGAADIAPLFGLDKRQGRQLLEYLGAPKHLYEKVPTADLEDDKPQLPDEDALGVTYQAIDDYLEGRPVSEADQKVIEKHYLRNAHKRELAYTRYTWPKTESDKEKE is encoded by the coding sequence ATGAGTGAATTGCGCGATATCATTGTAAATGAAATGAAGGTAAAACCTGAAATCGATAGTGAAACAGAGGCTCGCAGTATTATTCGATTTATCAAAGAATATGTACAATCACATGGCTTTATTAAATCGCTTGTTTTAGGTATTTCAGGAGGACAAGATTCTACATTGGCAGGACGTTTGGCAGAAATTGCAGTACGTGAACTGCGTTCAGAAGGCAGAGAGTGTCATTTCATCGCAGTTAAACTGCCTTATGGTATTCAAAAAGATGCAAATGAAGTAGAAGATGCATTGAACTTTATTGAACCTGACCAGACTGTCACAGTTAATATCAAACCCGCTGTCGACCAAGGTGTTAAAGCATTGGAAGAAGCAGGATTTCATTTAACGGATTTTCAAAGAGGCAATGAAAAGGCGCGAGAACGCATGAAAGTTCAATTTGCAATTGCTGCGAATACTAGCGGAATTGTTATCGGCACAGATCATTCAGCTGAAAACATTACAGGCTTCTTTACAAAATATGGGGATGGTGCAGCAGATATTGCACCGTTATTTGGTTTAGATAAACGTCAAGGCAGACAATTATTAGAATATCTTGGTGCACCGAAACATTTATATGAAAAAGTACCGACTGCAGATTTAGAAGATGACAAACCTCAGTTGCCTGATGAAGATGCATTAGGTGTGACTTATCAAGCTATTGATGATTATTTAGAAGGACGTCCTGTTTCTGAAGCGGATCAAAAAGTGATAGAAAAACATTATTTACGCAATGCGCATAAAAGAGAGCTTGCTTATACACGTTATACTTGGCCGAAAACTGAATCTGATAAAGAAAAAGAGTGA
- a CDS encoding DUF2179 domain-containing protein, protein MSVISANPWLMLLAIFVINVAYVTCLTVRTILTLKGYRYVAAAVSFIEVLIYIIGLGLVMANLDKFQNIIAYALGFSVGIIVGMKIEEKLALGYSVVNVTTANYELDLPTQLRNLGYGVTHFPAYGRDGERLVMQILTPRRFELKLMDTIKQIDEKAFVIAYEARTLHGGFWVKGVRSKKLKAYDTDEI, encoded by the coding sequence TTGTCAGTCATATCAGCAAACCCTTGGCTGATGTTGCTTGCAATCTTTGTCATTAACGTGGCATACGTCACATGCTTAACAGTCCGTACGATTCTTACATTAAAAGGCTATCGTTATGTAGCTGCTGCTGTAAGTTTTATAGAAGTATTAATCTATATTATCGGTTTAGGACTTGTTATGGCGAACTTAGATAAATTCCAAAACATTATTGCTTATGCTTTAGGTTTCTCTGTCGGTATTATTGTCGGCATGAAAATTGAAGAAAAGCTTGCTTTGGGATATTCAGTGGTCAATGTGACAACCGCTAATTATGAATTAGATTTGCCTACACAGTTAAGAAATCTAGGTTATGGTGTTACCCATTTCCCAGCATACGGAAGAGATGGAGAACGTTTAGTGATGCAAATCCTTACACCTAGACGTTTCGAATTGAAGTTAATGGACACAATTAAGCAAATTGACGAAAAAGCTTTTGTCATTGCATACGAAGCACGTACATTGCATGGTGGCTTCTGGGTTAAAGGTGTTCGAAGTAAAAAATTGAAAGCGTATGATACAGATGAAATTTGA
- a CDS encoding NETI motif-containing protein gives MKFEVREDETIQDCLQRMREAGYMPVKRFEKPVYRENKDGSIEVERQFIQFVGKKIEE, from the coding sequence ATGAAATTTGAAGTCAGAGAAGATGAAACAATTCAAGATTGTTTGCAGCGTATGCGTGAAGCGGGATACATGCCGGTAAAGCGTTTCGAAAAACCTGTCTATCGCGAAAATAAAGATGGCAGTATAGAAGTCGAACGCCAATTTATTCAATTTGTCGGTAAGAAAATAGAAGAATAA